A window of the Candidatus Saccharibacteria bacterium oral taxon 488 genome harbors these coding sequences:
- a CDS encoding type II/IV secretion system protein — MALLTDDMQGKLIGLLTSEGLIERSVVKEAQKRASESGKPLLSLLTEEHLLENELLVHAVAQLSGVPYVNLASSVIEQHILNLLPEDVAERFMAVPLAEVQGRLAVAMIDANNVQAVDYLANRIQRPLKVFMASEESIRHVLGQYRTDLSSVNEAAEDSQREALDESSQNIVTIVQDSPISRALSTILEYAVKSHASDVHIEPLEKALKIRCRVDGVLREIMQLPKSIEPALVSRIKILSNLKIDEHRIPQDGQFAVNVAGKDVDLRIAISPVVWGEQVVIRLLDKTGNSFDLTDMGYAGRALRAIQKGIKRPSGMILTSGPTGSGKSTSLYALIKEIKDDSINIVTLEDPVEYKIDGVNQIQVHADVGLTFASGLRSILRQDPDVVMVGEIRDTETANLAVQAALTGHLVFSTLHTNSAAGVLPRLLDMGIEPFLIASTVNTIIGQRLVRRVAPKYDSYQSSPLETETIQSTVGHLLPKTQADISTVSQDLGYKALPLSGQAAYTLVRGRDMPQTPQGYSGRCGLYEVMDVTEEIQNLIVKRATSAEIQRLAIQQGMITMRQDGYLKALSGVTTLEEVNRVAADTA; from the coding sequence ATGGCGCTACTGACGGATGATATGCAGGGAAAATTGATTGGCTTGCTGACGAGCGAGGGCTTGATTGAGCGGTCGGTTGTTAAGGAGGCGCAAAAGCGTGCCAGCGAGTCGGGTAAGCCGTTACTGTCACTATTGACCGAGGAGCACCTTTTGGAGAATGAATTATTGGTGCATGCGGTGGCGCAACTATCTGGTGTGCCGTATGTTAATCTCGCAAGCAGCGTGATTGAGCAGCACATCTTGAACCTACTGCCGGAGGATGTTGCCGAGCGATTTATGGCAGTACCACTGGCCGAGGTGCAGGGGCGCTTGGCGGTGGCGATGATTGATGCTAATAATGTCCAGGCGGTTGACTACCTAGCAAATCGTATTCAGCGGCCGCTGAAGGTATTTATGGCCTCCGAAGAAAGCATCCGTCATGTCCTTGGTCAGTACAGAACAGACTTATCATCGGTCAATGAAGCAGCGGAAGACTCGCAGCGCGAAGCACTGGATGAGTCATCGCAGAACATCGTGACGATCGTTCAAGATTCACCGATCTCGCGGGCGCTTAGTACGATCCTAGAGTATGCAGTAAAGAGCCATGCCTCGGACGTACACATTGAGCCATTAGAAAAGGCGTTGAAAATTCGCTGTCGTGTTGATGGCGTGTTGCGGGAAATTATGCAGCTACCAAAAAGTATCGAACCAGCGCTGGTCAGTCGCATTAAAATTCTATCAAATCTCAAAATTGATGAGCATCGAATTCCGCAGGATGGCCAGTTTGCGGTCAATGTGGCCGGCAAGGACGTTGACCTGCGTATCGCGATTTCGCCGGTGGTGTGGGGAGAGCAGGTGGTGATTCGTCTGCTTGATAAGACAGGTAACTCGTTTGATTTGACTGATATGGGGTATGCTGGGCGCGCACTGAGGGCCATCCAAAAAGGCATCAAGCGGCCGAGCGGAATGATTTTGACGTCTGGGCCGACCGGTTCAGGTAAGTCGACTAGTCTATATGCGCTGATCAAGGAAATCAAGGACGACTCGATCAATATTGTGACGCTGGAGGATCCGGTGGAGTACAAGATTGACGGCGTTAATCAGATCCAGGTGCATGCTGATGTTGGGCTGACCTTTGCATCGGGCTTACGGTCAATCCTCCGGCAGGATCCCGACGTGGTGATGGTCGGTGAAATCCGCGATACCGAGACAGCGAACTTGGCGGTGCAAGCGGCATTGACCGGACACTTAGTCTTCTCGACGCTGCATACCAATTCGGCGGCGGGTGTGCTGCCGCGGCTGCTGGATATGGGGATTGAACCGTTCTTGATCGCTAGTACCGTGAACACCATTATTGGTCAACGACTAGTCAGGCGGGTGGCGCCAAAGTATGATTCATATCAATCGTCACCACTTGAAACGGAGACTATTCAGTCAACGGTTGGCCACCTCCTGCCAAAAACCCAGGCTGACATATCGACTGTTTCGCAGGATTTGGGCTACAAGGCCTTGCCATTATCTGGTCAAGCCGCTTATACTTTAGTCAGGGGCCGCGATATGCCGCAGACGCCGCAAGGTTACTCAGGACGATGTGGTTTGTACGAGGTGATGGATGTCACTGAGGAGATTCAAAACTTGATCGTCAAGCGGGCGACGAGCGCCGAGATTCAGCGGCTTGCCATTCAGCAGGGCATGATAACGATGCGTCAAGACGGTTATCTCAAGGCGCTCAGTGGCGTGACAACATTAGAGGAAGTAAATCGGGTAGCAGCCGATACAGCATAA
- a CDS encoding type IV pilus twitching motility protein PilT encodes MNNQELRIEILLEEVVKKRASDLHIQVGLPPMLRIDGTLVAATGTQSLDEATVERLVFQILDEDQRQILLKDKEFDFSFAFGTLGRFRVNAFHERGNLAAALRLIPNEIKTAQELGMPPIVNTFADFPRGLVLVTGPTGSGKSTTLAALVDKINTEKSQHIITIEDPIEFTHKSKKSVVVQREVHYDTYSFSAALRSSLRQDPDVVLIGEMRDLETISAAITIAETGHLVFATLHTNSAAQSIDRMIDVFPPHQQPQIRAQLSNILMAICSQRLVPSIGGGRVVAAEIMIANPAVRNIIREGKSHQLDAVIQTGADQGMQTMDRTLVNLVQNGTITYDSAREFAVDLAEFERLIRG; translated from the coding sequence ATGAACAATCAAGAATTACGCATCGAGATTTTACTAGAAGAGGTGGTTAAAAAGCGGGCCTCAGACCTTCACATTCAAGTGGGCTTGCCACCGATGCTGCGTATTGACGGAACGTTGGTCGCAGCAACGGGCACGCAGTCGCTTGATGAGGCGACCGTGGAGCGGCTGGTATTTCAGATTCTTGATGAGGATCAGCGGCAAATTTTGCTCAAAGATAAGGAGTTTGATTTTTCGTTTGCGTTCGGTACGCTGGGGCGATTTCGGGTGAATGCCTTTCATGAGAGGGGTAACTTGGCAGCGGCGCTACGCTTAATTCCCAACGAGATTAAGACTGCGCAGGAGCTGGGCATGCCGCCGATTGTCAATACATTTGCTGATTTCCCACGCGGGTTGGTGTTGGTGACGGGGCCGACCGGCTCTGGTAAATCGACGACGCTGGCGGCTCTGGTCGATAAAATTAATACCGAAAAGTCGCAGCATATCATCACTATTGAAGACCCGATCGAATTTACGCATAAGTCAAAAAAATCGGTGGTGGTGCAGCGCGAGGTTCATTATGACACCTATTCGTTCTCAGCGGCGCTGCGCTCTAGCCTGCGCCAAGACCCAGACGTGGTGCTGATCGGCGAGATGCGCGACCTCGAGACAATCTCGGCGGCGATTACCATTGCCGAGACCGGGCACTTGGTATTTGCGACACTGCACACCAACTCGGCGGCGCAGTCGATTGACCGTATGATCGACGTCTTTCCGCCGCACCAACAGCCGCAAATTCGGGCGCAGCTATCGAACATCCTGATGGCAATTTGTTCGCAGAGGCTGGTGCCGTCTATCGGTGGCGGTCGGGTGGTGGCGGCCGAGATCATGATTGCTAATCCAGCGGTGCGTAACATTATTCGCGAGGGCAAGAGCCATCAGCTGGATGCTGTCATCCAGACGGGCGCTGATCAGGGTATGCAGACCATGGATCGGACGCTGGTAAATCTGGTACAAAACGGTACGATTACCTATGATAGTGCCCGTGAGTTTGCGGTTGATCTAGCGGAGTTTGAGCGGCTTATCAGGGGATAG
- a CDS encoding type II secretion system F family protein — translation MKKYYYEARDSATQKITKSVVQAESEVAAAKLLSAQGFVPLKIELQDEREGFFQRLSNKISSKDKIVFTRQLATLIGAGLPLAQSMHTVLEQTQNKQMQSIIQEIISDIEGGRQLSSAFEKHPEVFDNVYVALVAAGEASGTLDEALKRIASQQEKDAAMLSKVRGAMVYPAIVLLVIIAVVVFMLVMVVPQVEGLYGSLHKELPFTTKAMVSVAGFLAQFWWALVILLGIGLYFFQQYLKTEAGIRAKDTFKLNIPVFDAMFRKLYMARFTRTGQTLLNSGVAMLDMLRITARAVNNSVIRQGIEHASEKVKGGKALSVSLKNEDYILPMVPQMIKIGEQSGKIDEMMGKCAQIYEEELDEEIKAITTTIEPVLMVVLAVVAGVMVGAIIFPIYNLVGDISL, via the coding sequence ATGAAAAAATATTACTATGAGGCCAGGGATTCAGCCACGCAAAAGATTACCAAGTCGGTTGTGCAGGCTGAGAGCGAGGTTGCCGCGGCGAAGCTATTGAGCGCTCAGGGCTTCGTGCCGCTGAAAATTGAGCTTCAAGATGAGCGTGAGGGCTTCTTTCAGCGATTGTCAAATAAAATATCGTCCAAGGACAAGATCGTTTTTACGCGGCAGCTAGCGACGTTGATTGGTGCGGGGTTGCCGCTGGCGCAGAGCATGCATACCGTGCTGGAGCAAACGCAAAACAAGCAGATGCAGAGTATCATTCAGGAGATAATTTCTGATATTGAGGGCGGTCGGCAACTATCAAGCGCGTTCGAGAAACATCCAGAAGTATTTGACAATGTATACGTAGCGTTGGTGGCAGCTGGTGAGGCGTCAGGAACGTTGGACGAAGCGCTTAAGCGCATCGCGTCGCAGCAAGAAAAAGATGCAGCGATGCTTAGCAAAGTGCGTGGCGCCATGGTCTATCCGGCGATTGTGCTGTTGGTGATCATCGCGGTAGTGGTGTTCATGCTCGTGATGGTAGTGCCGCAGGTCGAAGGACTGTATGGCAGCTTACACAAAGAGCTACCGTTCACAACGAAGGCCATGGTCAGCGTCGCTGGTTTTTTGGCGCAGTTTTGGTGGGCGTTGGTGATTTTACTTGGCATCGGTTTATATTTCTTTCAGCAGTATCTCAAAACCGAGGCTGGTATTCGCGCTAAAGATACGTTCAAGCTGAACATACCAGTGTTTGACGCCATGTTCCGCAAGCTGTACATGGCTCGCTTTACTCGTACCGGTCAAACGCTCCTTAATAGCGGAGTGGCGATGCTGGACATGTTGCGCATCACTGCTCGGGCAGTCAATAATTCAGTTATCCGTCAAGGTATTGAGCATGCTAGCGAAAAGGTGAAGGGCGGCAAGGCGCTGTCAGTGTCCTTAAAAAATGAGGATTATATCTTGCCGATGGTGCCGCAGATGATCAAGATTGGCGAACAGTCGGGTAAGATTGATGAGATGATGGGCAAGTGCGCGCAGATTTACGAAGAAGAGCTGGATGAGGAGATCAAGGCGATCACGACGACCATTGAACCAGTGCTGATGGTGGTCTTGGCGGTCGTGGCCGGCGTGATGGTGGGTGCAATAATCTTTCCAATTTATAATCTGGTCGGAGATATTAGCCTCTAG
- a CDS encoding type II secretion system protein has translation MAQQKANRGFTIIEVVLVLAIAGLIFLMVFLAWPALQRSQRDTQRRSDVTRFVSQVNSYATNNKGSIPKTDTGSINSFLDSYMKRGNGEFKDPQTGNNYSVVTGVAQQGSATTEKMVYATSAQCDGENIVAKSGSPRSFAVKVQLEGSGAFCKDNQN, from the coding sequence ATGGCTCAGCAAAAAGCAAATCGAGGGTTTACAATTATTGAAGTCGTGTTGGTGCTGGCGATCGCCGGACTGATATTTTTGATGGTATTCTTGGCGTGGCCGGCCTTGCAGCGCAGCCAGCGCGACACACAACGACGCAGTGACGTGACTCGGTTCGTCTCGCAGGTGAATAGTTATGCAACAAATAACAAGGGAAGCATCCCGAAAACCGATACGGGGTCGATCAATAGTTTCCTCGATTCGTATATGAAGCGTGGCAACGGTGAATTCAAGGATCCGCAGACAGGCAACAATTACAGCGTGGTAACTGGCGTCGCCCAACAGGGTTCGGCAACGACCGAGAAGATGGTCTATGCCACGAGCGCTCAATGTGATGGCGAAAATATTGTTGCCAAAAGTGGTTCGCCGCGCTCGTTTGCCGTCAAGGTGCAGCTGGAAGGAAGCGGTGCGTTTTGTAAAGACAACCAAAACTAA
- a CDS encoding type II secretion system protein, whose amino-acid sequence MKRWQSGFTIVEVVLFLAITGLLTVGLLAGVSAALRQQQYHDAVQSFAGFIRDQYSRVISIENDRGDRDTCPVKGATNDGARGQSNCVVVGRYVKSTNSEARSFTTYPLYALKRSGVWTYSYSESEANTYTVGWGAQVRSLTVTNTIGRELALLIYRDPDSGQVIVRTNDAPYSPANINNFIRNMQPNGGMYTADLQLRQREFCIYDTGWSVGQRLSVFLGAKAGSSEAVTVGHATKGCDNEATA is encoded by the coding sequence ATGAAGCGGTGGCAATCCGGGTTTACAATCGTTGAAGTGGTGTTGTTCTTGGCGATCACTGGCCTGTTGACCGTTGGCTTGTTAGCTGGCGTGAGTGCTGCACTGCGCCAACAACAATATCATGACGCTGTTCAATCGTTCGCCGGCTTTATTCGTGATCAGTATAGCCGAGTGATTAGTATTGAGAATGATCGGGGCGATCGCGACACATGTCCTGTTAAAGGTGCAACAAACGATGGAGCTCGGGGCCAGTCGAATTGCGTTGTCGTTGGTCGTTATGTCAAGTCGACGAATTCCGAGGCACGTTCATTTACCACCTATCCGCTGTACGCTCTGAAACGCTCGGGAGTGTGGACGTATAGTTACAGTGAGAGTGAGGCAAATACCTATACGGTTGGCTGGGGCGCGCAGGTGCGCTCACTCACGGTAACCAATACCATTGGTAGAGAACTGGCTTTGTTAATATACCGCGATCCAGATAGCGGGCAGGTTATCGTACGCACGAATGATGCGCCGTATTCACCAGCTAATATTAATAATTTTATTCGCAATATGCAGCCGAATGGCGGTATGTATACGGCCGATTTACAGCTGCGGCAGCGAGAGTTTTGTATCTATGATACTGGCTGGTCAGTTGGCCAGAGGCTGTCAGTCTTTTTGGGAGCAAAGGCTGGCTCGAGCGAGGCCGTGACGGTTGGTCATGCGACAAAGGGGTGCGATAATGAAGCGACGGCATAG
- a CDS encoding prepilin-type N-terminal cleavage/methylation domain-containing protein — MTQRYRRYGFTLIELMLAMAFVSVLLLAIATIAIQAGKLYNRGLTLKSINQSGREISDSLRRDFLQANAGKISGNASSAVVMVQAGGADRSGRLCLGDYSYVWNVPKVVSGEVKSGAGIITEVGGPHSGRPINFARVIDPDGMLCQKNETTGAYMSTVATDKVTHLLKPAGSNDVVLAIHQMKAARVVGDSGADSLYRLEFVLGTSQLEAVNTANGTCKPPADNSENLDFCAINSFEMIVRTNG, encoded by the coding sequence ATGACACAGCGGTATAGACGATACGGGTTTACCTTGATTGAACTGATGCTGGCGATGGCATTTGTGTCGGTGTTGCTGCTGGCGATTGCTACGATAGCGATCCAGGCTGGCAAGCTGTATAATCGAGGTCTCACGCTCAAAAGTATCAATCAGTCCGGCCGCGAAATTAGCGATAGCTTGCGGCGCGACTTTTTGCAGGCTAATGCCGGCAAGATAAGTGGTAATGCTAGTTCGGCCGTTGTCATGGTGCAGGCGGGGGGTGCCGATCGGAGCGGCCGACTGTGCCTAGGTGACTATTCATATGTCTGGAATGTGCCAAAGGTTGTCTCTGGAGAAGTGAAGTCCGGCGCGGGTATTATTACCGAGGTTGGCGGGCCGCATTCTGGTCGTCCGATTAATTTTGCTCGAGTGATTGACCCAGATGGCATGCTGTGCCAAAAAAATGAAACAACGGGGGCGTATATGTCAACGGTCGCGACGGATAAGGTGACGCATCTTCTCAAGCCAGCTGGGTCGAATGATGTGGTGCTGGCAATTCATCAAATGAAAGCAGCGCGAGTGGTAGGTGATAGCGGGGCAGACAGTCTGTATCGTTTGGAATTTGTCCTTGGAACCAGTCAGCTTGAGGCGGTCAATACAGCTAACGGCACCTGTAAGCCACCGGCGGATAACAGTGAGAATCTCGACTTTTGCGCAATAAATAGCTTTGAGATGATTGTGAGGACAAATGGATAA